A single genomic interval of Arachis duranensis cultivar V14167 chromosome 7, aradu.V14167.gnm2.J7QH, whole genome shotgun sequence harbors:
- the LOC107458683 gene encoding SKP1-like protein 13 codes for MSGISDTERMITLKTVEGTLFDVKSSIAKDIKTVQAFIDDSDDDVTSPIPLPNVFTRELSRILDYLNNHHRFRSDIEKADEEMARYDAEFAKSMSHEELKALILAANYLNVKDLLEFLNQTVADVIQNKSVEFVRNFFGIENDYTPEEEEKLRNENEWAFNGVEQD; via the coding sequence ATGTCTGGAATATCAGACACCGAGAGGATGATAACCCTAAAGACCGTCGAAGGCACCCTCTTCGACGTAAAATCCTCGATAGCGAAGGATATCAAGACGGTCCAAGCCTTCATTGACGATTCCGACGACGACGTCACCAGCCCCATCCCACTCCCCAACGTCTTCACCCGCGAGCTCTCAAGAATCCTCGACTAcctcaacaaccaccaccgcTTCCGCTCCGATATCGAAAAAGCCGACGAGGAAATGGCGCGCTACGACGCCGAGTTCGCGAAATCGATGAGCCACGAGGAACTCAAGGCTCTGATCCTCGCCGCTAACTACCTCAACGTGAAGGATCTCCTCGAATTTCTCAACCAAACCGTTGCGGATGTCATCCAGAACAAGAGCGTTGAGTTCGTGAGGAATTTCTTCGGGATCGAGAATGATTACACTcccgaggaagaagagaagttaCGCAACGAAAACGAGTGGGCCTTCAACGGTGTTGAGCAAGATTGA